In Bacillus methanolicus, the following proteins share a genomic window:
- a CDS encoding ribose-phosphate diphosphokinase, protein MPNQYLDLNLKVFALNSNTALAEEIARVIGVELGKCSVTRFSDGEIQINIEESIRGCDVFVIQSTSLPVNEHLMELLIMIDALKRASAKTINIVMPYYGYARQDRKARAREPITAKLVANLLETAGASRVITLDLHAPQIQGFFDIPIDHLMGVPILAEYFKNKDFNGDIVIVSPDHGGVTRARRLAERLKAPIAIIDKRRPKPNVAEIMNIVGHIEGKVVILIDDIIDTAGTITLAANALVDNGASEVFACCTHPVLSGPAIERIENSKIKELVVTNSIALPEEKKSDKIVQLSVAPLIGEAIIRVHEDQSVSTLFD, encoded by the coding sequence ATGCCCAATCAATATCTAGACCTGAATTTAAAAGTTTTCGCCTTGAATTCCAACACTGCATTAGCTGAAGAAATCGCTAGAGTAATCGGTGTAGAGCTTGGAAAATGTTCAGTCACCCGTTTCAGTGACGGAGAAATCCAAATTAATATAGAAGAAAGTATTCGCGGATGCGATGTTTTCGTCATTCAATCTACCAGCCTGCCTGTCAATGAACATTTGATGGAATTATTAATTATGATTGATGCTTTAAAACGAGCATCTGCTAAAACAATTAATATTGTCATGCCGTATTACGGATATGCCCGCCAGGATCGCAAAGCTCGTGCTCGTGAACCGATCACTGCGAAACTGGTTGCCAACCTTCTGGAAACAGCTGGTGCCAGCCGTGTTATTACTCTTGATTTACACGCACCACAAATTCAGGGTTTCTTCGATATTCCGATCGATCATCTTATGGGCGTGCCAATTTTAGCAGAGTACTTTAAAAACAAAGATTTCAATGGAGATATTGTAATCGTTTCTCCAGACCACGGCGGAGTAACAAGAGCACGGAGATTGGCAGAGCGCTTGAAAGCTCCCATTGCCATCATTGATAAACGACGCCCTAAGCCAAATGTAGCTGAGATTATGAATATCGTCGGGCACATCGAAGGGAAAGTAGTAATCTTAATAGATGATATCATTGATACTGCAGGAACAATTACATTAGCGGCTAATGCTTTAGTGGATAATGGAGCATCAGAAGTATTTGCCTGCTGTACACATCCTGTATTATCGGGACCTGCCATTGAGCGCATTGAAAACTCAAAAATTAAAGAATTGGTTGTGACAAATTCTATTGCTCTTCCGGAAGAAAAGAAGAGCGATAAAATTGTTCAGCTTTCAGTTGCTCCACTGATCGGGGAAGCGATTATCCGCGTTCATGAAGATCAGTCAGTCAGCACACTTTTTGATTAA
- a CDS encoding 50S ribosomal protein L25/general stress protein Ctc has protein sequence MSAVLQAKERTEFRKSNLKKLREQGNIPAIIYGSGIDSKPIYVSAGELIKTIREVGRNGIISLNINGDQHQVILGEYQEDPLKKELIHADFRAVDMSSEIDADVRIDLVGEAAGVKDGGVLQQPLHSLSITAKPGDIPNSIEVDVTNLQVGETLTIADIKMDKPYRINHDEEEVICSILPPKQEEEISSGEKQDGGIPENEEGRETPASEE, from the coding sequence ATGAGTGCTGTTTTACAAGCGAAAGAACGGACGGAGTTTCGTAAATCCAATTTGAAAAAGTTGCGTGAACAAGGAAATATTCCGGCAATTATTTATGGCAGCGGAATTGACAGCAAGCCAATTTATGTGAGTGCCGGAGAATTAATAAAAACAATCCGTGAAGTAGGGAGAAACGGAATTATTTCCTTGAATATTAATGGAGATCAGCATCAAGTCATTCTTGGGGAATATCAGGAAGATCCTTTGAAAAAGGAATTGATCCATGCTGATTTCCGTGCTGTGGATATGTCATCAGAAATAGACGCGGATGTCCGAATCGATCTCGTTGGTGAAGCAGCCGGTGTGAAGGACGGTGGAGTCTTGCAACAGCCGCTGCATAGTTTGTCCATCACGGCAAAACCTGGTGATATTCCAAATTCGATTGAAGTGGATGTAACAAATCTTCAAGTTGGGGAAACCTTAACAATAGCTGATATCAAAATGGATAAACCGTACCGCATAAACCATGATGAAGAAGAAGTGATTTGTTCCATTTTACCTCCTAAACAAGAGGAAGAAATAAGCTCAGGTGAAAAACAAGATGGCGGTATTCCTGAGAACGAAGAAGGAAGAGAAACACCTGCCAGTGAAGAATAG
- the pth gene encoding aminoacyl-tRNA hydrolase, translated as MRLIVGLGNPGKQYDKTRHNIGFEVIDKLSESLNIPLDQAKLKGIYGIGSVNGEKLILLKPLTYMNLSGESIRACLDYYDIALEDLLVIYDDLDLPVGKIRLRQKGSAGGHNGIKSTIAHLGSQEFKRIRVGIDRPPAGMSVVDYVLERFREDEQEIMDDVIKKCAEACEAWLHQPFLQVMNEYNQ; from the coding sequence ATGAGGTTAATCGTCGGACTTGGCAATCCGGGAAAACAATACGATAAAACAAGGCATAATATTGGATTTGAGGTTATTGATAAGCTGTCTGAATCATTAAATATTCCGTTGGATCAGGCAAAGTTAAAAGGAATATATGGAATTGGCTCTGTGAACGGAGAAAAGCTGATTTTATTAAAACCGCTTACATATATGAATTTATCGGGTGAATCCATTCGCGCATGTTTAGACTATTATGATATTGCCCTTGAAGATTTGCTAGTTATTTATGATGATCTTGATTTGCCTGTAGGGAAAATCAGGCTGCGCCAAAAAGGGAGTGCAGGCGGCCATAATGGAATAAAGTCGACGATTGCCCATTTAGGCTCTCAAGAATTTAAACGAATTCGCGTTGGGATTGACAGGCCGCCGGCTGGTATGAGTGTCGTTGATTATGTTTTGGAACGGTTCCGAGAGGATGAACAGGAAATTATGGATGATGTAATAAAGAAATGCGCTGAAGCATGTGAAGCTTGGCTGCATCAACCTTTTCTCCAGGTAATGAATGAATATAATCAATAA
- a CDS encoding anti-sigma-F factor Fin family protein — MAIHYRCRHCGVEIGKLEKMSVHAESLGLHKLTGEERQDMVSYDSSGNIHIKSICEDCQEVLERNPDYHQYDFLLH, encoded by the coding sequence TTGGCGATTCATTACCGTTGCCGCCATTGCGGAGTAGAGATTGGAAAGCTAGAAAAAATGTCTGTTCACGCGGAATCACTTGGTTTGCATAAGCTAACAGGTGAAGAGCGGCAAGACATGGTATCTTATGATTCTTCCGGCAATATTCATATAAAATCTATTTGCGAAGATTGCCAAGAAGTTTTGGAGAGAAATCCTGATTATCATCAATATGATTTCTTGCTTCATTAA
- the mfd gene encoding transcription-repair coupling factor: MKGIINLFNKQDDIQSVISGLEAGLKEQLIAGLSGSARTVFLASVYQQMKKPILVVTHNLLQAQKLYDDVVSLLGEKEVFLYPANELIAAEMSIASPELKAQRIETVNHWSKNQNGIMIVPVAGLRKILPPKSLWEHYQLFIKLGDEIDLEEYLQKLIKMGYVRTEMVSSPGEFSIRGGIIDIYPLTEPDPIRIELFDTQIDSIRSFSLEDQRSKEKLAEILIGPATEIPLEPEHIDNIINKLEDGLAKSLKKIKDDKAKAQLSQNIGYELEQLKNGQKPEQLFKYLSFAYEKPGSLLDYLPDNGLIFIDEISRVQEMNDSLEKEEAEWYTSLLSEGQIVHDIKISHQLHHLLQTATRPILYLSLFLRHVPNTNPQNIINISCKQMQNFHGQMHLLKSEIDRWKKGKFSIVFLGPDKERVKKLQRVLEDYEINATFTSENQELLPGKVQIIEGSLNTGFEIPIQKIAVITEEELFNKKTKRPARRQKLSNAEKIKSYSKLRVGDYVVHVNHGIGKYLGIETLEINGVHKDYLHIRYQGNDKLYVPVEQIDLVQKYVGSEGKEPKIYKLGGSDWKRVKNKVKSSVQNIADDLIKLYAEREAARGYAFSPDGEMQRDFEAAFPYQETEDQLRSIHEIKRDMERDRPMDRLLCGDVGYGKTEVALRAAFKAVADGKQVAFLVPTTILAQQHYETMKERFQDYPIKIGLLSRFRTRKQQTETLKGLKDGTVDIVVGTHRLLSKDVVFRDLGLLIIDEEQRFGVAHKEKIKQLKTNIDVLTLTATPIPRTLHMSMLGVRDLSVIETPPENRFPVQTYVMEYNAGLIKEAIERELARGGQVYFLYNRVEDIERKAEEISMLVPDAKVVYAHGKMTENELESMMLTFIEGEADVLVSTTIIETGVDIPNVNTLIVYDADKMGLSQLYQLRGRVGRSNRVAYAYFTYRKDKVLTEVAEKRLQAIKEFTELGSGFKIAMRDLSIRGAGNLLGAEQHGFIDSVGFDLYSQMLKEAIEERKGNNEQPKRPQLEIDLEVDAYIPDSYISDGHQKIEMYKRFRAISSLDDIEELQEEMIDRFGEYPDEVAYLFQIAEMKVYGQLAGVETIKQTKNEVLILLSEEGSEQIDGQKIFQLSSKHGRVVGLGMEGKKLKMVLHIKGIDIPTWMHIAFEMIQGLHDAKKDPVEQ; encoded by the coding sequence ATGAAAGGAATTATTAATCTATTTAATAAACAGGATGATATACAATCGGTTATTTCCGGTTTGGAAGCCGGCTTAAAAGAACAGTTAATTGCCGGTTTATCCGGGTCAGCCAGAACCGTTTTTTTAGCTTCCGTCTATCAACAAATGAAAAAGCCGATTCTGGTGGTAACCCACAATCTTTTACAAGCACAAAAACTATATGATGATGTTGTCAGTTTGCTTGGAGAAAAAGAAGTGTTTTTATATCCTGCCAATGAACTGATCGCGGCTGAAATGAGTATCGCAAGCCCTGAATTGAAAGCCCAGCGTATTGAAACGGTGAATCATTGGAGCAAGAACCAAAATGGAATTATGATCGTACCTGTTGCCGGACTGAGAAAAATACTGCCGCCAAAATCTCTATGGGAACATTATCAGCTTTTCATAAAACTTGGAGATGAGATAGATTTAGAAGAATATTTGCAAAAGCTTATTAAAATGGGTTATGTGCGTACGGAAATGGTTTCATCTCCTGGAGAATTCAGCATAAGAGGCGGTATTATCGATATTTATCCATTAACGGAACCAGACCCGATCCGGATTGAATTATTTGATACACAAATAGATTCCATCCGCTCTTTTTCACTGGAAGATCAGCGATCGAAAGAAAAACTTGCCGAAATCTTAATCGGACCTGCAACTGAGATACCGCTGGAACCGGAGCATATAGATAATATTATAAATAAACTTGAAGACGGATTAGCGAAAAGCTTGAAAAAAATAAAAGACGATAAAGCAAAAGCACAGCTTTCACAAAATATCGGTTATGAGCTTGAACAGTTAAAAAACGGACAAAAACCAGAGCAATTATTCAAATATCTCTCTTTTGCTTATGAAAAACCCGGTAGTTTACTAGACTATTTACCTGACAACGGACTTATTTTTATAGATGAGATAAGCAGAGTACAAGAGATGAACGATTCGTTGGAAAAAGAAGAGGCTGAATGGTATACAAGTTTATTAAGTGAAGGACAAATTGTTCATGATATAAAAATTTCACATCAGCTTCATCATTTACTTCAAACAGCGACACGGCCGATTCTTTATTTGTCTCTATTCCTAAGGCATGTTCCAAACACAAATCCGCAAAATATTATTAATATTTCATGCAAACAAATGCAAAATTTTCATGGACAAATGCATTTGTTGAAAAGTGAAATTGATCGCTGGAAAAAAGGCAAATTTTCAATTGTTTTTCTCGGGCCTGATAAAGAACGAGTGAAAAAACTTCAAAGAGTACTTGAAGATTATGAGATCAATGCAACTTTTACAAGCGAGAACCAGGAATTATTGCCGGGAAAAGTTCAAATTATAGAGGGAAGTTTGAATACCGGATTTGAAATTCCGATTCAAAAAATCGCAGTTATTACCGAAGAAGAACTATTTAATAAAAAAACAAAGAGACCGGCGCGCCGCCAGAAACTTTCAAACGCAGAAAAGATCAAAAGCTATTCCAAATTGCGCGTCGGGGATTATGTTGTCCATGTCAACCATGGAATTGGGAAATATTTAGGAATTGAGACACTTGAGATTAACGGTGTACACAAAGACTATCTCCATATCCGCTATCAGGGGAATGATAAGCTGTATGTTCCTGTTGAACAAATTGATCTTGTGCAAAAATATGTTGGCTCAGAAGGAAAAGAGCCAAAAATTTATAAGCTTGGCGGCAGTGATTGGAAAAGGGTGAAAAACAAAGTCAAATCATCCGTACAAAACATTGCAGATGATTTGATTAAGCTTTATGCAGAAAGGGAAGCGGCAAGAGGGTATGCTTTTTCTCCGGATGGAGAGATGCAAAGAGATTTTGAGGCTGCCTTTCCTTATCAAGAAACGGAAGATCAGCTTCGTTCCATTCATGAAATAAAAAGAGACATGGAGCGTGATCGTCCGATGGATCGGCTGTTGTGCGGAGATGTCGGCTACGGAAAAACAGAGGTTGCCCTCCGTGCTGCCTTTAAAGCGGTCGCAGACGGCAAGCAAGTTGCGTTTCTCGTTCCGACGACAATTCTTGCCCAGCAGCATTATGAAACAATGAAGGAAAGATTTCAGGATTATCCGATAAAGATTGGGTTATTAAGCCGTTTCCGGACAAGAAAACAACAGACCGAGACATTAAAAGGATTAAAAGATGGAACGGTCGATATCGTAGTCGGAACTCACCGTCTACTTTCGAAAGATGTAGTTTTCAGGGATTTAGGTTTATTGATTATCGACGAAGAACAGCGGTTTGGGGTTGCCCATAAGGAAAAAATCAAGCAGCTGAAAACAAATATCGATGTATTAACGTTAACGGCAACACCCATTCCAAGAACTCTCCATATGTCGATGCTGGGGGTGCGGGACCTGTCGGTTATTGAGACGCCGCCTGAAAATCGCTTTCCTGTCCAAACATATGTCATGGAATATAATGCCGGGCTTATCAAAGAAGCGATAGAAAGGGAGCTTGCAAGAGGAGGGCAGGTTTATTTTTTATACAATCGGGTTGAAGATATTGAACGGAAAGCGGAAGAAATCTCAATGCTTGTACCAGATGCAAAGGTTGTATATGCCCATGGGAAAATGACGGAAAATGAACTGGAATCTATGATGCTCACATTCATTGAAGGGGAAGCCGATGTTCTTGTCAGCACGACAATTATTGAAACCGGGGTAGACATCCCAAATGTTAATACCTTGATAGTCTATGATGCTGATAAAATGGGGCTTTCTCAGCTTTATCAATTGCGGGGCAGGGTAGGGAGGTCCAACCGCGTTGCGTATGCGTATTTTACCTATCGGAAAGATAAGGTATTGACAGAAGTGGCTGAAAAACGATTGCAGGCTATTAAAGAATTTACCGAACTCGGATCCGGTTTTAAAATCGCTATGCGTGATTTATCTATTCGGGGAGCGGGGAATTTACTTGGGGCAGAGCAACATGGATTTATCGACTCTGTCGGATTTGACCTGTATTCACAAATGCTGAAAGAAGCAATTGAGGAGCGTAAAGGGAATAATGAACAGCCAAAGAGACCTCAGCTTGAGATTGATTTAGAGGTTGATGCTTATATCCCTGATTCGTATATTTCGGACGGCCATCAAAAAATTGAAATGTACAAACGGTTCAGAGCGATTAGTTCCCTTGATGATATTGAAGAACTTCAGGAAGAAATGATCGACAGATTTGGAGAATACCCTGATGAGGTTGCATATTTGTTCCAAATTGCCGAGATGAAGGTTTACGGCCAGCTTGCCGGAGTAGAAACAATCAAACAGACGAAAAACGAAGTACTGATTTTATTATCGGAAGAAGGAAGCGAACAAATAGACGGCCAGAAGATTTTCCAACTAAGCAGCAAGCATGGAAGAGTTGTCGGCTTAGGCATGGAAGGGAAAAAGTTGAAAATGGTTCTTCATATTAAAGGAATTGATATCCCAACATGGATGCATATTGCTTTTGAGATGATTCAGGGCTTGCATGATGCGAAAAAAGACCCAGTTGAACAATAG
- the spoVT gene encoding stage V sporulation protein T — MKATGIVRRIDDLGRVVIPKEIRRTLRIREGDPLEIFVDRDGEVILKKYSPISELGDFAKEYAEALYDSLGNPVLICDRDAYIAVAGGSKKDYLNKNISDLVEKTMEERNSVLQNQQTSVSLVDGYEEPVSAYTIGPIIANGDPIGAVIIFSKEGSLGEVEQKSVETAASFLARQMEQ, encoded by the coding sequence ATGAAAGCAACAGGTATTGTTCGTCGAATCGATGATTTGGGTCGCGTAGTTATTCCGAAAGAAATTCGCAGAACCTTGCGAATTCGTGAAGGGGATCCATTAGAGATTTTTGTGGATCGTGATGGAGAGGTCATTTTAAAGAAGTATTCTCCTATTAGTGAGTTAGGTGATTTTGCAAAAGAATATGCTGAAGCGTTATATGACAGTTTAGGAAATCCTGTATTAATCTGTGACAGAGATGCTTATATAGCGGTTGCCGGTGGTTCGAAAAAGGACTACTTAAATAAAAACATTAGTGATCTTGTTGAGAAAACAATGGAAGAACGGAATTCTGTTCTTCAAAATCAGCAAACATCCGTATCCCTTGTTGATGGGTATGAAGAACCCGTTTCCGCTTATACGATTGGACCGATCATTGCAAATGGGGACCCGATTGGAGCGGTTATTATCTTTTCAAAGGAAGGTTCTCTCGGAGAAGTTGAGCAGAAATCAGTAGAAACAGCTGCCAGCTTCCTTGCAAGACAAATGGAACAGTGA
- a CDS encoding putative polysaccharide biosynthesis protein, whose translation MKPEIESKQLVKGAFLLTIAALIIKILSAIYRVPFQNIAGDIGFYIYQQVYPFYGAAVALSTYGFPVVISKLYAEMITVNDREGAKQLLMISFFFLLMLGLVCFFGLYVGAGWLSGLMGDPNLVPLFKVISLVFLIFPFISVLRGYFQGKNDMVPTAVSQIGEQTVRVATILILSSVFIAKDYSLYVVGAGAAFGSVTGALISAFILWFFLRKKNKTSVFSKGFRLTRSQTVQIIKTLSIEGTAICIAGMLLIFIQLADSFNLYSLLIASGAGREEAKVLKGIYDRGQPLIQLGTVAATSLSLTIVPLISREKLKANKDLLLENIKSAIQISVIIGIGASVGLWSIIEPTNKMLFENTEGSNVLAVLSFIILLSSVIITLSSILQGMGYTLFPALIILAGFALKILGNLFLVPSFSLMGAAMASIVTLAFIMILLMVKVRMIIGTRLLSTRMFFVVGLAAGGMAVILHVYITISDRLFYISEAGRAASAIQAVSAVGIGGLVYLWTILRGHILKKEEIAMLPFGSKLLLLLPKKD comes from the coding sequence ATGAAGCCCGAGATTGAATCGAAACAGCTTGTTAAAGGAGCGTTTTTATTAACAATCGCTGCCCTCATTATTAAAATTTTAAGTGCCATTTACCGGGTACCATTTCAAAATATTGCAGGCGACATAGGCTTTTACATATATCAGCAAGTTTATCCATTTTATGGAGCGGCTGTTGCTCTCTCTACCTATGGGTTTCCGGTCGTCATTTCAAAACTTTATGCAGAGATGATAACTGTAAATGATAGGGAAGGAGCCAAACAGCTTTTAATGATCTCTTTCTTTTTTTTATTGATGCTTGGGCTGGTTTGTTTTTTTGGTTTGTATGTCGGTGCAGGCTGGTTGTCAGGGCTTATGGGGGATCCAAATCTTGTTCCGTTATTTAAAGTTATATCACTTGTTTTTCTGATCTTTCCGTTTATCTCTGTATTAAGAGGTTATTTTCAAGGAAAAAATGACATGGTACCGACTGCCGTTTCACAGATTGGTGAACAAACTGTCAGAGTTGCGACAATCTTGATCTTATCGTCCGTTTTTATAGCGAAGGATTATTCTCTTTATGTTGTCGGCGCCGGAGCTGCGTTCGGTTCGGTTACCGGCGCACTTATATCGGCTTTTATTTTATGGTTTTTTCTTAGAAAAAAAAATAAAACAAGCGTATTTTCAAAAGGTTTTAGGCTGACTCGTTCTCAGACGGTCCAAATAATAAAGACGTTGTCCATTGAGGGAACAGCGATCTGTATTGCGGGAATGCTGTTGATTTTCATTCAATTGGCAGATTCATTCAATTTATATTCCTTGCTTATTGCTTCAGGCGCAGGTCGAGAAGAGGCAAAAGTCCTGAAAGGAATTTATGATCGAGGCCAGCCGCTCATCCAGCTTGGAACCGTAGCAGCGACTTCATTGTCTTTAACAATTGTGCCGCTGATTTCACGTGAAAAATTAAAAGCGAATAAAGATCTTTTGTTGGAAAATATAAAATCGGCTATTCAAATCAGTGTGATTATTGGAATAGGTGCTTCGGTCGGATTATGGAGCATAATTGAGCCGACAAATAAAATGCTTTTTGAAAACACAGAAGGCTCTAATGTACTGGCTGTATTAAGTTTCATTATTTTACTAAGTTCCGTTATTATTACTTTATCCAGCATTCTTCAGGGAATGGGCTATACACTATTTCCTGCTTTGATTATCTTAGCCGGATTTGCTTTAAAGATTTTAGGCAATCTTTTCTTAGTTCCTTCTTTCAGCCTTATGGGAGCGGCGATGGCATCTATAGTGACGTTGGCTTTTATCATGATATTATTAATGGTGAAAGTCCGGATGATTATTGGAACCCGCTTGTTATCCACCCGCATGTTTTTTGTTGTCGGGTTGGCGGCAGGAGGAATGGCTGTGATCCTGCATGTTTATATAACGATTTCGGATCGGCTCTTTTATATAAGTGAAGCAGGCCGTGCTGCATCAGCGATCCAGGCTGTCAGCGCCGTTGGAATTGGCGGGCTTGTCTATTTATGGACCATCTTAAGAGGACATATACTTAAGAAAGAAGAAATAGCCATGCTTCCATTCGGAAGCAAGTTATTGTTATTACTGCCAAAAAAGGATTAG
- the mazG gene encoding nucleoside triphosphate pyrophosphohydrolase has translation MAKKIVIVGLGAGDLNQLPLGIYKKLTESKNVYLRTREHPVVRELEKEGVHYESFDYIYEKHDRFEDVYEEICTVLLQQAAAQTIVYAVPGHPLVAERTVQLLLERGKEQGIEIEIGGGQSFLDALFQALKIDPIEGFQLLDGTFLKRDDINLTQHVIIGQVYDSFVASEVKLTLMQKLPDDYEVYIVTAAGSKEESVKKIPLYELDREVELNNLTSVYIPPVSDEKVLYKEFAKLREIIAELRGPNGCPWDKKQTHQSLKKYLIEEAYELIEAINNDDIDHMIEELGDVLLQVMLHAQIGEDEGFFSIDDIVESISAKMIRRHPHVFDDTVAENVETVLQNWEQIKKAEKGDKPSSMLKGVGSGLPNLLRAFALQKEAAKVGFDWKEIQPAWEKVKEELEEFQNELVKPEQNENLYKEYGDLLFALVNIARFCNIDPEEALFEANQKFIRRFSYVEQKVNESGKSFDRFTLEELDSFWDEAKKQGL, from the coding sequence ATGGCCAAAAAAATTGTCATTGTCGGACTTGGTGCGGGAGATCTAAACCAGCTCCCTTTAGGAATATATAAAAAACTAACCGAAAGTAAAAACGTCTATTTGCGGACAAGAGAGCACCCAGTTGTTCGCGAGCTCGAAAAAGAGGGAGTTCATTACGAGTCGTTTGACTATATTTATGAGAAACATGACCGATTTGAAGATGTTTATGAGGAGATTTGTACGGTACTGCTTCAACAAGCAGCTGCACAAACAATTGTTTATGCAGTGCCCGGTCATCCACTTGTAGCGGAAAGAACGGTACAGCTTTTGTTAGAAAGAGGAAAAGAACAGGGGATTGAAATAGAAATTGGAGGAGGTCAAAGTTTTCTTGATGCCCTTTTTCAAGCTTTAAAAATCGATCCGATTGAAGGATTTCAGCTCCTCGATGGCACATTTTTAAAACGGGATGACATCAATCTTACCCAGCACGTTATTATTGGCCAAGTGTATGATTCTTTTGTTGCTTCCGAAGTGAAACTGACTTTGATGCAAAAGCTTCCTGATGACTATGAAGTCTATATTGTGACAGCTGCCGGCAGCAAAGAGGAGAGCGTTAAGAAAATCCCGCTTTACGAACTGGACAGGGAAGTGGAGTTAAACAATTTAACATCTGTATACATTCCGCCGGTTTCTGATGAAAAGGTGCTATATAAAGAATTTGCAAAGCTTAGGGAAATTATCGCCGAGTTAAGAGGACCGAACGGATGTCCATGGGATAAAAAACAAACACATCAATCACTAAAAAAATATCTAATTGAAGAAGCTTACGAATTAATAGAAGCGATTAACAATGACGATATTGATCATATGATTGAAGAACTTGGCGACGTGCTCTTGCAAGTAATGCTACATGCACAAATTGGGGAAGATGAAGGGTTCTTTTCCATCGATGATATCGTAGAATCGATATCTGCAAAAATGATCAGGCGCCACCCTCATGTATTCGATGATACGGTAGCAGAGAATGTAGAAACGGTTCTGCAAAATTGGGAGCAGATTAAAAAGGCTGAAAAAGGTGACAAGCCTTCATCTATGTTAAAAGGGGTAGGAAGCGGTCTGCCTAATTTGTTGAGAGCATTTGCTTTACAAAAAGAAGCGGCAAAAGTTGGTTTTGATTGGAAAGAAATTCAGCCTGCTTGGGAGAAAGTAAAAGAAGAATTAGAAGAGTTTCAGAATGAACTTGTAAAACCGGAACAGAATGAGAATTTGTATAAGGAGTATGGGGATTTGCTTTTTGCTCTTGTAAATATTGCCCGGTTTTGCAATATTGATCCGGAAGAAGCTTTGTTTGAGGCTAATCAAAAATTCATCCGCAGATTTTCTTATGTTGAGCAGAAAGTAAACGAAAGCGGCAAATCCTTTGACCGATTTACATTAGAAGAACTTGATTCGTTTTGGGACGAAGCAAAAAAACAAGGTTTATGA
- a CDS encoding RNA-binding S4 domain-containing protein: MRLDKFLKVSRLIKRRTLAKEVSDQGRIAINGQQAKASSTVKEGDELTIRFGQKIVTVKVEKLQETSRKEEAAEMYSVIKEERIQESE; encoded by the coding sequence TTGCGTCTCGATAAATTTTTAAAAGTTTCCCGGCTTATTAAACGCCGGACATTAGCAAAAGAAGTTTCAGACCAGGGAAGGATTGCGATTAACGGCCAGCAAGCGAAAGCCAGTTCTACAGTTAAAGAGGGAGATGAACTGACCATCCGGTTTGGCCAAAAGATCGTAACTGTAAAAGTAGAAAAGCTTCAAGAAACTTCCCGAAAAGAAGAAGCGGCTGAAATGTACTCTGTCATAAAAGAAGAGCGAATACAGGAATCAGAATAA
- the yabP gene encoding sporulation protein YabP, protein MSQYYETNSSKGPVQEHDIIMRSRRLLDITGVKQVESFDNEEFLLETVMGFLAIRGQNLQMKNLDVDKGIVSIKGKVYDIVYLDEHHGEKAKGIFSKLFR, encoded by the coding sequence ATGAGTCAATATTACGAAACAAATTCAAGCAAAGGCCCCGTCCAGGAACATGACATCATTATGAGGAGCAGGCGATTGCTTGATATAACAGGGGTCAAGCAAGTAGAAAGTTTTGATAACGAGGAATTTTTGCTGGAGACTGTTATGGGTTTTCTCGCCATACGCGGTCAAAACCTGCAAATGAAAAATCTTGATGTCGATAAAGGAATTGTATCCATTAAAGGTAAAGTGTACGATATTGTTTACTTAGACGAGCATCATGGGGAGAAAGCTAAAGGAATCTTTAGCAAGTTGTTCCGATGA